A genome region from Coffea arabica cultivar ET-39 chromosome 7e, Coffea Arabica ET-39 HiFi, whole genome shotgun sequence includes the following:
- the LOC140003906 gene encoding anaphase-promoting complex subunit 10-like isoform X7, which produces MAESSEGEEEGKLVGGDQQLVVDDDLCEMAKKAAWSVSSCKPGNGVLSLRDDNLDTYWQSDGAQPHLVNIQFQKKVKLQLVVLYVDFKLDESYTPSKISIRAGDGFHNLKEIKAIELVKPAGWVYISLSGNDPRNPIPHQAFQFTSREFITYSTVR; this is translated from the exons ATGGCTGAATCATCTGAGGGAGAGGAAGAAGGGAAGCTCGTTGGAGGGGACCAGCAGCTAGTTGTGGATGATGACCTTTGTGAGATGGCAAAGAAGGCTGCTTGGAGTGTCAGCTCTTGCAAGCCCGGCAATGGCGTTCTTTCCCTTCGCGACGACAACCTTGATACCTACTGGCA ATCAGACGGAGCACAGCCACATCTTGTTaatattcaatttcaaaagaaagtaaAGCTTCAA TTAGTGGTTTTATATGTGGATTTCAAGCTTGATGAGAGTTATACGCCTAGTAAGATCTCGATCCGAGCTGGTGATGGTTTCCACAACTTGAAA GAGATAAAAGCAATCGAGCTTGTCAAGCCAGCAGGTTGGGTGTATATCTCACTGTCTGGGAATGATCCTCG GAATCCAATTCCTCATCAAGCCTTTCAGTTCACTTCTAGGGAGTTCATCACATATTCTACTGTGAGATGA
- the LOC140011049 gene encoding tubby-like F-box protein 5: MSFKSIVRELREMKEGIGNISRRGLEGKHWRHRTRSHIAPDVVVSELIQQGQWANLPPELLLDIIRRVEESETSWPDRAVVVFCAAVCKSWRDITKEIVKTPEECGRLTFPISLKQPGPRESPIQCFIKRDRAASVYRLHFGLTPSEDENDKLLLAAKKIRRATSTDFIISLVADDFSRASNTYVGKLRSNFLGTKFTIYDSQPPIVAPVHQNGRSSRRFHAKQVSPRVPACNYGVAAISYELNVLRTRGPRRMHCVMHSIPVSSVQEGGNAPTPKSFPQSFDDKSFPSSGSKGKEALKSLSSPSPSSSPAASQHSREALMLKNKAPRWHEQLQCWCLNFKGRVTVASVKNFQLVAAVDPSHNVPAAEQEKVILQFGKIGKDIFTMDYRYPLSAFQAFAICLSSFDTKPACE, encoded by the exons ATGTCATTCAAGAGCATTGTGCGTGAGCTGAGAGAGATGAAAGAAGGGATTGGGAATATATCTAGGAGAGGACTGGAAGGGAAGCATTGGCGCCACCGTACCAGGTCTCATATAGCACCAGATGTGGTTGTGTCTGAGCTGATCCAACAAGGGCAGTGGGCAAACTTGCCCCCAGAGCTTCTTTTGGACATAATACGGAGGGTTGAAGAGAGTGAGACATCATGGCCTGATAGGGCTGTTGTTGTTTTTTGTGCAGCAGTCTGCAAGTCATGGAGGGATATAACTAAGGAGATTGTCAAAACTCCAGAGGAATGTGGGAGGCTCACCTTTCCCATTTCATTGAAGCAG CCGGGGCCTCGTGAATCGCCAATTCAGTGCTTCATTAAAAGGGATAGAGCAGCATCAGTTTATCGGTTGCATTTTGGTCTCACCCCAT CTGAGGATGAGAACGATAAACTATTGCTGGCAGCTAAGAAGATCAGAAGAGCAACTAGTACAGACTTCATCATTTCCTTGGTTGCAGATGACTTTTCCCGAGCCAGCAATACATATGTTGGAAAATTGAG GTCTAATTTTCTGGGCACGAAGTTTACCATTTATGATAGCCAACCTCCAATTGTTGCTCCGGTTCACCAAAACGGTCGCTCGAGCAGAAGATTCCATGCAAAGCAAGTATCTCCAAGAGTACCTGCTTGTAACTACGGCGTGGCAGCTATTTCCTATGAACTGAATGTCCTTCGTACTAGAGGGCCTAGGCGAATGCATTGTGTCATGCACTCAATTCCAGTGTCTTCGGTGCAGGAGGGTGGCAATGCTCCAACACCAAAATCGTTTCCTCAGTCATTTGATGATAAATCTTTTCCCTCATCGGGCTCTAAAGGAAAGGAGGCACTCAAAAGTTTATCTTCCCCTAGTCCTTCAAGTTCACCAGCCGCATCACAGCACTCTAGAGAAGCACTTATGCTTAAAAATAAGGCCCCTCGATGGCATGAGCAGTTACAGTGTTGGTGCCTAAATTTCAAAGGTCGTGTTACAGTAGCCTCTGTTAAGAATTTCCAGCTTGTGGCAGCTGTTGACCCATCACACAATGTACCAGCTGCAGAGCAAGAAAAAGTGATTTTGCAGTTTGGTAAAATTGGAAAGGACATCTTCACGATGGATTATCGCTACCCACTCTCTGCCTTCCAAGCTTTTGCAATCTGCTTGAGCAGCTTTGACACCAAGCCAGCATGTGAATGA
- the LOC140003906 gene encoding anaphase-promoting complex subunit 10-like isoform X5, with product MMTFVRWQRRLLGVSALASPAMAFFPFATTTLIPTGTRSDGAQPHLVNIQFQKKLVVLYVDFKLDESYTPSKISIRAGDGFHNLKEIKAIELVKPAGWVYISLSGNDPRETFVNTFMLQIAILSNHLNGRDTHVRQIKVYGPRPNPIPHQAFQFTSREFITYSTVR from the exons ATGATGACCTTTGTGAGATGGCAAAGAAGGCTGCTTGGAGTGTCAGCTCTTGCAAGCCCGGCAATGGCGTTCTTTCCCTTCGCGACGACAACCTTGATACCTACTGGCA CTAGATCAGACGGAGCACAGCCACATCTTGTTaatattcaatttcaaaagaaa TTAGTGGTTTTATATGTGGATTTCAAGCTTGATGAGAGTTATACGCCTAGTAAGATCTCGATCCGAGCTGGTGATGGTTTCCACAACTTGAAA GAGATAAAAGCAATCGAGCTTGTCAAGCCAGCAGGTTGGGTGTATATCTCACTGTCTGGGAATGATCCTCG GGAAACTTTTGTGAATACTTTCATGTTGCAAATAGCGATCTTGTCAAACCATCTTAACGGGAGGGATACTCATGTCAGGCAGATTAAAGTCTATGGGCCTAGGCC GAATCCAATTCCTCATCAAGCCTTTCAGTTCACTTCTAGGGAGTTCATCACATATTCTACTGTGAGATGA
- the LOC140003906 gene encoding anaphase-promoting complex subunit 10-like isoform X3, with protein sequence MMTFVRWQRRLLGVSALASPAMAFFPFATTTLIPTGTRSDGAQPHLVNIQFQKKVKLQLVVLYVDFKLDESYTPSKISIRAGDGFHNLKEIKAIELVKPAGWVYISLSGNDPRETFVNTFMLQIAILSNHLNGRDTHVRQIKVYGPRPNPIPHQAFQFTSREFITYSTVR encoded by the exons ATGATGACCTTTGTGAGATGGCAAAGAAGGCTGCTTGGAGTGTCAGCTCTTGCAAGCCCGGCAATGGCGTTCTTTCCCTTCGCGACGACAACCTTGATACCTACTGGCA CTAGATCAGACGGAGCACAGCCACATCTTGTTaatattcaatttcaaaagaaagtaaAGCTTCAA TTAGTGGTTTTATATGTGGATTTCAAGCTTGATGAGAGTTATACGCCTAGTAAGATCTCGATCCGAGCTGGTGATGGTTTCCACAACTTGAAA GAGATAAAAGCAATCGAGCTTGTCAAGCCAGCAGGTTGGGTGTATATCTCACTGTCTGGGAATGATCCTCG GGAAACTTTTGTGAATACTTTCATGTTGCAAATAGCGATCTTGTCAAACCATCTTAACGGGAGGGATACTCATGTCAGGCAGATTAAAGTCTATGGGCCTAGGCC GAATCCAATTCCTCATCAAGCCTTTCAGTTCACTTCTAGGGAGTTCATCACATATTCTACTGTGAGATGA
- the LOC140003906 gene encoding anaphase-promoting complex subunit 10-like isoform X2, producing the protein MAESSEGEEEGKLVGGDQQLVVDDDLCEMAKKAAWSVSSCKPGNGVLSLRDDNLDTYWQSDGAQPHLVNIQFQKKLVVLYVDFKLDESYTPSKISIRAGDGFHNLKEIKAIELVKPAGWVYISLSGNDPRETFVNTFMLQIAILSNHLNGRDTHVRQIKVYGPRPNPIPHQAFQFTSREFITYSTVR; encoded by the exons ATGGCTGAATCATCTGAGGGAGAGGAAGAAGGGAAGCTCGTTGGAGGGGACCAGCAGCTAGTTGTGGATGATGACCTTTGTGAGATGGCAAAGAAGGCTGCTTGGAGTGTCAGCTCTTGCAAGCCCGGCAATGGCGTTCTTTCCCTTCGCGACGACAACCTTGATACCTACTGGCA ATCAGACGGAGCACAGCCACATCTTGTTaatattcaatttcaaaagaaa TTAGTGGTTTTATATGTGGATTTCAAGCTTGATGAGAGTTATACGCCTAGTAAGATCTCGATCCGAGCTGGTGATGGTTTCCACAACTTGAAA GAGATAAAAGCAATCGAGCTTGTCAAGCCAGCAGGTTGGGTGTATATCTCACTGTCTGGGAATGATCCTCG GGAAACTTTTGTGAATACTTTCATGTTGCAAATAGCGATCTTGTCAAACCATCTTAACGGGAGGGATACTCATGTCAGGCAGATTAAAGTCTATGGGCCTAGGCC GAATCCAATTCCTCATCAAGCCTTTCAGTTCACTTCTAGGGAGTTCATCACATATTCTACTGTGAGATGA
- the LOC113698364 gene encoding laccase-11-like, with protein MPHRNSLFSALSIFPLGFLWFICLPAEAALKTYQFDIQVKNVSRLCHAKPIVTVNGRFPGPTVYVREGDRVQINVTNHAQYNVSIHWHGLKQYRNGWADGPAYITQCPIQTGSSYVYDFNVTGQRGTLWWHAHILWLRATVYGAIVILPQQGTPFPFPKPEREEVILLGEWWHADVEKLVNKANQLGSPPNKSDAHTINGKPGPLFPCSEKHTFVMEVEQGKTYLLRIINSALNDELFFGIAGHSMTVVEVDAVYTKSFATQALLIAPGQTTNVLVHANQIPGRYFMAARPFMDVQLPVDNNTATGILQYKGIPNTVLPTLPHLPKSNDSAFAFRYNKRLRSLNSPQFPTNVPLQVDRNLFYTIGLARNSCPACLNGTRLMASLNNISFTMPETALLQAHYFNVKGVFKTDFPDQPPKPFNYTGAPLTANLKTTIGTRLSKIAFNSTVELVLQDTNLLSVESHPFHLHGYNFFVVGTGIGNFDPGKDAPKYNLIDPPERNTVGVPTGGWTAIRFRADNPGVWFLHCHLEIHTGWGLKTAFVVEDGPGADQGILPPPKDLPKC; from the exons ATGCCACACAGGAATAGCTTATTTTCCGCGTTAAGCATTTTTCCCTTGGGGTTTCTTTGGTTCATTTGTCTGCCTGCTGAGGCTGCACTTAAGACGTACCAGTTTGAT ATTCAAGTGAAGAATGTGAGTAGGTTATGCCATGCAAAACCTATTGTTACAGTAAATGGGAGGTTTCCGGGGCCTACTGTGTATGTTAGAGAAGGAGATAGAGTTCAAATCAATGTTACCAATCATGCACAATATAACGTGTCTATTCACTG GCACGGATTAAAACAATATCGTAATGGTTGGGCTGACGGACCTGCTTACATTACTCAATGTCCAATCCAGACTGGAAGTAGCTATGTTTACGACTTCAATGTGACGGGACAAAGAGGTACCTTGTGGTGGCATGCCCATATTCTTTGGCTAAGAGCCACTGTTTATGGTGCAATTGTGATCCTGCCGCAACAAGGAACACCCTTCCCCTTCCCAAAGCCAGAGAGGGAAGAAGTTATTTTGCTAG GGGAATGGTGGCATGCAGACGTTGAAAAGCTGGTAAACAAAGCAAACCAGTTAGGCTCACCTCCAAACAAGTCAGACGCGCACACAATCAATGGAAAGCCTGGACCACTGTTTCCATGCTCTGAGAAAC ATACTTTTGTCATGGAAGTTGAACAAGGCAAAACGTACCTGTTGAGGATCATCAATTCGGCCTTAAATGACGAGCTTTTCTTTGGTATTGCTGGTCACAGCATGACTGTAGTGGAAGTTGATGCGGTATATACCAAGTCATTTGCCACTCAGGCCTTGCTGATCGCTCCAGGCCAGACAACCAATGTTTTGGTCCACGCAAATCAAATTCCAGGAAGATATTTCATGGCTGCCAGACCTTTCATGGATGTTCAACTTCCCGTAGACAACAACACCGCAACAGGCATCCTTCAATACAAAGGCATCCCTAATACAGTTCTTCCAACGCTTCCTCATTTACCCAAGTCTAACGATTCAGCATTTGCCTTCAGATATAACAAGAGGCTCAGAAGCCTGAATTCACCACAATTTCCCACAAATGTTCCTCTACAAGTTGACAGGAACCTGTTTTACACAATTGGTCTAGCAAGGAATTCTTGTCCCGCCTGTTTAAATGGAACCCGATTAATGGCTTCTTTGAACAACATCTCTTTCACTATGCCCGAAACTGCGCTTCTTCAGGCGCATTATTTCAATGTTAAGGGGGTTTTTAAAACTGATTTCCCCGATCAGCCTCCTAAGCCATTTAATTATACCGGTGCACCCCTCACAGCCAATCTTAAGACCACTATAGGCACAAGGCTCAGTAAAATTGCATTTAACTCAACTGTTGAATTGGTATTACAGGATACTAATCTTCTCTCCGTTGAATCACACCCTTTTCATCTTCATGGTTACAATTTCTTTGTTGTTGGAACTGGGATTGGAAATTTTGATCCTGGCAAAGATGCACCAAAATATAACTTGATCGATCCGCCAGAGAGAAACACAGTTGGTGTTCCTACTGGCGGTTGGACTGCCATTCGATTTAGAGCTGATAATCCAG GAGTGTGGTTCTTGCACTGTCATTTGGAGATTCATACTGGATGGGGACTGAAAACAGCATTTGTTGTGGAAGATGGTCCAGGGGCAGATCAGGGTATTCTACCTCCACCGAAGGATCTCCCAAAATGCTAG
- the LOC140003906 gene encoding anaphase-promoting complex subunit 10-like isoform X1: MAESSEGEEEGKLVGGDQQLVVDDDLCEMAKKAAWSVSSCKPGNGVLSLRDDNLDTYWQSDGAQPHLVNIQFQKKVKLQLVVLYVDFKLDESYTPSKISIRAGDGFHNLKEIKAIELVKPAGWVYISLSGNDPRETFVNTFMLQIAILSNHLNGRDTHVRQIKVYGPRPNPIPHQAFQFTSREFITYSTVR, translated from the exons ATGGCTGAATCATCTGAGGGAGAGGAAGAAGGGAAGCTCGTTGGAGGGGACCAGCAGCTAGTTGTGGATGATGACCTTTGTGAGATGGCAAAGAAGGCTGCTTGGAGTGTCAGCTCTTGCAAGCCCGGCAATGGCGTTCTTTCCCTTCGCGACGACAACCTTGATACCTACTGGCA ATCAGACGGAGCACAGCCACATCTTGTTaatattcaatttcaaaagaaagtaaAGCTTCAA TTAGTGGTTTTATATGTGGATTTCAAGCTTGATGAGAGTTATACGCCTAGTAAGATCTCGATCCGAGCTGGTGATGGTTTCCACAACTTGAAA GAGATAAAAGCAATCGAGCTTGTCAAGCCAGCAGGTTGGGTGTATATCTCACTGTCTGGGAATGATCCTCG GGAAACTTTTGTGAATACTTTCATGTTGCAAATAGCGATCTTGTCAAACCATCTTAACGGGAGGGATACTCATGTCAGGCAGATTAAAGTCTATGGGCCTAGGCC GAATCCAATTCCTCATCAAGCCTTTCAGTTCACTTCTAGGGAGTTCATCACATATTCTACTGTGAGATGA
- the LOC140003906 gene encoding anaphase-promoting complex subunit 10-like isoform X6 translates to MMTFVRWQRRLLGVSALASPAMAFFPFATTTLIPTGNGAQPHLVNIQFQKKLVVLYVDFKLDESYTPSKISIRAGDGFHNLKEIKAIELVKPAGWVYISLSGNDPRETFVNTFMLQIAILSNHLNGRDTHVRQIKVYGPRPNPIPHQAFQFTSREFITYSTVR, encoded by the exons ATGATGACCTTTGTGAGATGGCAAAGAAGGCTGCTTGGAGTGTCAGCTCTTGCAAGCCCGGCAATGGCGTTCTTTCCCTTCGCGACGACAACCTTGATACCTACTGGCA ACGGAGCACAGCCACATCTTGTTaatattcaatttcaaaagaaa TTAGTGGTTTTATATGTGGATTTCAAGCTTGATGAGAGTTATACGCCTAGTAAGATCTCGATCCGAGCTGGTGATGGTTTCCACAACTTGAAA GAGATAAAAGCAATCGAGCTTGTCAAGCCAGCAGGTTGGGTGTATATCTCACTGTCTGGGAATGATCCTCG GGAAACTTTTGTGAATACTTTCATGTTGCAAATAGCGATCTTGTCAAACCATCTTAACGGGAGGGATACTCATGTCAGGCAGATTAAAGTCTATGGGCCTAGGCC GAATCCAATTCCTCATCAAGCCTTTCAGTTCACTTCTAGGGAGTTCATCACATATTCTACTGTGAGATGA
- the LOC113698772 gene encoding uncharacterized protein isoform X1, which yields MLHCLQTPSPENFTAAGMNADMSVLERQRSVLQRLYQQQQHQQDMHSSQPTTSSMPLFQYQNLVNPLKVHQENSPNFGFTCSEITTTNTNLEMDHHQLSCSNVTATSSKTHHVASSKKRKAEFDVEEECKDKRVEGEAGEVQSGITVKSEKENSGRNSRENSNSKASEVVQKTDYIHVRARRGQATDSHSLAERARREKISKKMKCLQDLVPGCNKVTGKAGMLDEIINYVQSLQKQVEFLSMKLATLNPRLDFNVDNIFAKEFPAYIASFPTAATPIEVVHSALLQYNQGQQEPTSSGLDMAINPAQMVPQRTGTSSLTFPEAYFDSISSLSQMPTWDSDWQSFYNNVVSYH from the exons ATGTTACACTGCCTGCAGACGCCGTCACCGGAGAACTTCACCGCTGCCGGCATGAACGCCGATATGAGCGTACTGGAAAGGCAGAGATCAGTGTTGCAACGCCTTTACCAGCAGCAGCAGCATCAACAGGACATGCATTCTTCGCAACCCACAACATCATCAATGCCTCTGTTTCAGTACCAGAATTTAGTGAATCCCTTGAAAGTTCATCAAGAAAATTCCCCCAATTTCGGGTTCACCTGTTCCGAAATCACGACTACTAATACTAATTTGGAAATGGATCACCATCAACTATCCTGCTCTAACGTTACTGCTACTTCATCTAAAACTCATCATGTTGCTTCcagcaagaaaaggaaagcaGAG TTTGATGTAGAAGAGGAGTGCAAGGACAAAAGGGTCGAAGGAGAAGCAGGGGAAGTACAGTCAGGGATTACCGTAAaaagtgaaaaggaaaattcAGGGAGAAATTCAAGGGAAAATTCCAATTCCAAGGCTTCAGAGGTGGTTCAGAAGACTGATTACATTCATGTCAGAGCGCGTCGTGGTCAGGCCACTGATAGCCACAGCTTAGCTGAAAGA GCTAGGAGGGagaaaattagtaagaagatgAAATGTCTACAAGATTTAGTCCCTGGCTGTAACAAAGTTACTGGGAAGGCTGGCATGCTCGATGAAATTATTAATTACGTTCAATCTCTCCAGAAACAAGTTGAG TTCCTTTCAATGAAATTGGCTACTCTGAATCCGCGGCTAGACTTTAACGTTGACAACATCTTTGCAAAAGAG TTTCCTGCTTACATCGCCAGTTTTCCGACCGCGGCTACACCGATAGAAGTGGTTCATTCAGCCTTACTACAGTACAATCAAGGGCAACAAGAACCCACAAGTTCAGGGCTTGATATGGCAATCAATCCTGCTCAGATGGTGCCACAGAGAACCGGAACATCCTCATTAACATTTCCGGAAGCAtattttgattcaatttctaGTCTGTCC CAGATGCCAACTTGGGACAGCGATTGGCAAAGCTTTTACAACAATGTCGTCAGCTATCATTAA
- the LOC140003906 gene encoding anaphase-promoting complex subunit 10-like isoform X4, protein MMTFVRWQRRLLGVSALASPAMAFFPFATTTLIPTGNGAQPHLVNIQFQKKVKLQLVVLYVDFKLDESYTPSKISIRAGDGFHNLKEIKAIELVKPAGWVYISLSGNDPRETFVNTFMLQIAILSNHLNGRDTHVRQIKVYGPRPNPIPHQAFQFTSREFITYSTVR, encoded by the exons ATGATGACCTTTGTGAGATGGCAAAGAAGGCTGCTTGGAGTGTCAGCTCTTGCAAGCCCGGCAATGGCGTTCTTTCCCTTCGCGACGACAACCTTGATACCTACTGGCA ACGGAGCACAGCCACATCTTGTTaatattcaatttcaaaagaaagtaaAGCTTCAA TTAGTGGTTTTATATGTGGATTTCAAGCTTGATGAGAGTTATACGCCTAGTAAGATCTCGATCCGAGCTGGTGATGGTTTCCACAACTTGAAA GAGATAAAAGCAATCGAGCTTGTCAAGCCAGCAGGTTGGGTGTATATCTCACTGTCTGGGAATGATCCTCG GGAAACTTTTGTGAATACTTTCATGTTGCAAATAGCGATCTTGTCAAACCATCTTAACGGGAGGGATACTCATGTCAGGCAGATTAAAGTCTATGGGCCTAGGCC GAATCCAATTCCTCATCAAGCCTTTCAGTTCACTTCTAGGGAGTTCATCACATATTCTACTGTGAGATGA
- the LOC113698772 gene encoding uncharacterized protein isoform X2, whose amino-acid sequence MLHCLQTPSPENFTAAGMNADMSVLERQRSVLQRLYQQQQHQQDMHSSQPTTSSMPLFQYQNLVNPLKVHQENSPNFGFTCSEITTTNTNLEMDHHQLSCSNVTATSSKTHHVASSKKRKAEFDVEEECKDKRVEGEAGEVQSGITVKSEKENSGRNSRENSNSKASEVVQKTDYIHVRARRGQATDSHSLAERARREKISKKMKCLQDLVPGCNKVTGKAGMLDEIINYVQSLQKQVEFLSMKLATLNPRLDFNVDNIFAKEFPAYIASFPTAATPIEVVHSALLQYNQGQQEPTSSGLDMAINPAQMVPQRTGTSSLTFPEAYFDSISSLSMPTWDSDWQSFYNNVVSYH is encoded by the exons ATGTTACACTGCCTGCAGACGCCGTCACCGGAGAACTTCACCGCTGCCGGCATGAACGCCGATATGAGCGTACTGGAAAGGCAGAGATCAGTGTTGCAACGCCTTTACCAGCAGCAGCAGCATCAACAGGACATGCATTCTTCGCAACCCACAACATCATCAATGCCTCTGTTTCAGTACCAGAATTTAGTGAATCCCTTGAAAGTTCATCAAGAAAATTCCCCCAATTTCGGGTTCACCTGTTCCGAAATCACGACTACTAATACTAATTTGGAAATGGATCACCATCAACTATCCTGCTCTAACGTTACTGCTACTTCATCTAAAACTCATCATGTTGCTTCcagcaagaaaaggaaagcaGAG TTTGATGTAGAAGAGGAGTGCAAGGACAAAAGGGTCGAAGGAGAAGCAGGGGAAGTACAGTCAGGGATTACCGTAAaaagtgaaaaggaaaattcAGGGAGAAATTCAAGGGAAAATTCCAATTCCAAGGCTTCAGAGGTGGTTCAGAAGACTGATTACATTCATGTCAGAGCGCGTCGTGGTCAGGCCACTGATAGCCACAGCTTAGCTGAAAGA GCTAGGAGGGagaaaattagtaagaagatgAAATGTCTACAAGATTTAGTCCCTGGCTGTAACAAAGTTACTGGGAAGGCTGGCATGCTCGATGAAATTATTAATTACGTTCAATCTCTCCAGAAACAAGTTGAG TTCCTTTCAATGAAATTGGCTACTCTGAATCCGCGGCTAGACTTTAACGTTGACAACATCTTTGCAAAAGAG TTTCCTGCTTACATCGCCAGTTTTCCGACCGCGGCTACACCGATAGAAGTGGTTCATTCAGCCTTACTACAGTACAATCAAGGGCAACAAGAACCCACAAGTTCAGGGCTTGATATGGCAATCAATCCTGCTCAGATGGTGCCACAGAGAACCGGAACATCCTCATTAACATTTCCGGAAGCAtattttgattcaatttctaGTCTGTCC ATGCCAACTTGGGACAGCGATTGGCAAAGCTTTTACAACAATGTCGTCAGCTATCATTAA